The Candidatus Hydrogenedentota bacterium genomic interval GCCGCGCCATAGTCGAGACGGCGCGGCGCTACGGCCGCATCGTGCAGGTCGGCACGATGCAACGCAGCGACCAAGGCCAATTCCGGCACGTGTGCGAGCTTGTCCGGAACGGGCGCATAGGCACGGTCAGCAAGGCCGTGTGTTTCTTCGATGCCAATCCGTATCATGAGTACATCACGCCGGAGCCGCCGCCTGATTATCTTGATTGGGACTTCTATCTGGGCCCCGCGCCGTGGCGGCCTTTCAACAGGCTCATTCACCCTTATAACTTCCGGTATTTCCGCGACTACTCGGGCGGCCTGTTGACGGATTGGGGCGTGCATCTGTTCGACATCGCGCAGTGGGGCTTGGGCAAGGACGCCACAAGCCCGGTGCGCATAGAATCGGAATCGGAGATGTATCCGGACAATATGTACGAGTTTCCCCGCTTTCAGCACATTACGTACAGCTACGGAGATGTTGAGATTGAGTGGTGGTCGGACTCAAAGCAACACCCTTTTGAGCCCGGTCAGAGTTACGGCACGAAGTTCTACGGGTCGGAAGGCGAAATCTGCGTCAACCGGGGCGGCTACTGGATCCACGGCAAGGACGGCAGAGTCATCAACGAGGATCTGGGGTTGAACGACGTCTGGCTGTACGCAAGTCCGGGACACCATCAAGATTTCTTCAACGCCATGCGTTCGCGAAGACCGCCTGTCTGCGACGCGGAAACCGGGCATCGCGCGACGGCGATTTCGCACCTGGGTAATATCGCGGCGCGCGCCGGCCGGCCGGTCGTATATGACCCTGTGAAAGAAGCGTTTTCGCAGGACGAGACCGCGAGCAAGCTTCTGCACAGGCCCATGCGCGCGCCATGGCGGCTCTAGTCAGGGAGACATGCAATGCACCGGACCCCGTTCGTATTCCTTATGGCGGCCACATGTGTTTCGTGTATAGCCGCGGCCCAGGAAGATATCGGCGCGCTTGTCCGGTCTCTCTCGAGCGGAGATGCGCTTGCCCGCCATGCTGCCTTTGAAAACGCCGCGCAATTCGGGCCGGAAGCGATCATCGCCGTGGCGCCGCTGCTCGACAATGAGCGGCCGGACGTCGTCTACGCGGCAACGCAAGCGCTCGAGAATATCGCCGGGGCCGCGACTTCCGCCGAAGAAACGCGCAAGGCCGCCTCTAACGCCCTCACCGTGGCGGCGCTTGCCACGCAGAATCGCGACCCGCTGCTTTCGCTCCTGGCCTATGTGGGCGATATAGAAGTCCTGCCTGCATTGACTAATCTCTTGACGAAGGCGCCGGAATCATTCGACGCCGCTTTGCGCGCCATTGAGAGCATCGGCCGCAACGCAGCGCAACGCGGCAACGCCGCCGGAGCGGAGACTGTATGCGCTGCGCTACTGTCCTGCCTGCAACGCAGCGAGGGACGGGAGCGGATTGGGATCATAAACGCAATCGGTGCGGCCGGAAGCGGCTGCGCCGTAGATGCGCTTATTGCCGAAGTGCAGGTCCGTGGCCCGTCCGCGGATGCCGCGGCGCAAGCGCTGGGCTATCTTGGAGGCATTCGGGCCTTCGATGCGCTCTGGCAACAGTTCGAACGCCTCGGGTCTGACATCGCGCTTGAAGCCTGCCTGCGCATGATCGAACGGCAACCCGACGCAAAAGCCGCGAAACTCTATGCGCGGATGCTGGACCGCGCGCAAACGCAGGAAAAAGCCGCGCAAGAGGGCGGCGCCCGCCACACAGCCGTTTCAGGCGACCCGCGCGTTCTGTGCCCTTCCTTGCGCGGCATCGGAAGGACCGCGGCGTCCGGCAAAGCCGTCAAGGTGCTGTTGCCCTTCCTGCGCGCTGCGCGCGCGGATGTCTATGGAGCGGCGCGGGACGCTCTGGTTGCCGTGCGCGACGAAACAGCCACGCGCAAGATGGCCGCGACCGCGCGAAAGGCCGAGCCCGACCTCAAGGCGGCCTTATTGGAAATCGTCACCATCCGCGACGTGGCCGCGGCGACGCCGTTGCTTGAAGGAGGGCTGCGCGACGGCGACCACCGTGTGCGCGCCACGGCGCTGCGCCTGTTAGGCCAACGCGCCGACGCTCGCTATGCGGACGCGTTTCTCGAGGCGGCGCAAGACAGCGACCCGAGCGTGCGCACGCAAGGCGTACGCGCCTGGCTGAACCTTGCCCACGCGGCCGGGGCCAGCGGCGATACTGCGCGGGCACGCGACATGTACCACGAGGCTCTGGGGTTCGAGGCGGAGGACACGGAGCGCGCGGCCGCCGTCGAGGGATTGACAATGATCGCCGCGCCCGAGACTTTGACCTATCTTCAGCCGCTTGTGGGGAATCCAGCCCTCGAAGGGCCGGTTGCGCGCTGCGCCTTCGCCATTGCGGACAAGATGGCCGCGGCGGACCGGGCCGCGGCGCAGGGGATCTTTGAGGCCGCGTTGCGCACCACGAAGGACCGCGAACTGGCAAAGCGCGCGCAGGCCGCGCTGGCTGCACTAGGCTTGCCGGCCAGTCTTGCCGCCGAACGTGGGTTCGTTCTACGCTGGCGGGTCATTGGCCCCTTCCCGAAGACCGCGTTTGACGCGGCGTTTCCGCCCGAATCTGAATACCAGCCCGACGCGGCGTATACAGGCGCAGACGAACAGCAGGTGCGCTGGCGGGACCATGTCGTAAACGACCCCTTGGGTATAACGGACCTCGATGACTTCCTGCAACCCACGGAGCAGGTCATCGCGTATGCCCGCGCCGTCGTCGTTGTCGATGCCGCACAGGATATTCTGGTCAAGGCCGGGTCGGACGACGGGATCGTGTGCTGGGTGAACGGCGAAAAGGTGCATGAAAACGATGCGGCCCGCGCAGTATCCGTGGACGAGGACACGAAACCCGCCGCACTTGCGGCGGGCGAGAATGTCATACTCCTGAAAATTGTGCAGGGTGGTGGTGACTGGGGTTTTTGCCTGCGGTTGACGAACCGGCAAGGCGAACCGCTTCTCTTCCGCTACGAATGACTGCCGGCGGTCACGGACTATTGCCCAAGGGCCTTGCGAATCTCGCTCAGCAGGTCCCGTGCATGATAGGGCTTGCGCACAAAGCCGACAAAACCGTCGCCGTGGCTGGTCACGTTGACCTGTTCGCTGTGGCCACTTGAAAACACAACGGGAATGTCGGGGCGTATGCCGCGGATGAGGGCGAACAGTTCGTCGCCGTCCCGGACCGGCATGGACACGTCGAGCAGGACCGCGTCAATCTCCGCCGCCCGTGCGCTGAAAATCTCCAGGCCTTCGCCTCCATCGCAAGCCGTGATCACCACCAGTCCGGCGCGTTCCAGAAAAGCCTTCGCCACGCCAAGCACGGGTTCCTCGTCATCGACGACGAGCACGGTGCCCCGGCCCCGCCACTCCGCCTGACGGTCCTCTTCAGCGCCAATCACGGGTTCCGCCACTGCCGCGCAGATGGGGAACAGCACTTCAAACGTGGTTCCTTCCGCGGGCCGGCTCTCCACGTGTATCCCGCCCCGATGCCCCCGTACCGTGCCCAAGACCGCCGCCAGACCGAGCCCGCGTCCAATGAATTTCGTGGTGAAGAAGGGGTCGAAAATACGTTCCAGCATCTCCGCGTCCATGCCGCACCCGGTGTCCGCAACACGGAGAAACACATACTGGCCGGGCGCAAGCGTTGTCTCCCTGCGAACCCGCAGGAGAAATTCGCGGTCGTACGTGCGTACGCCCGTCTGCACATAAATGGACCCCGCCCGGTCGTTCATAGCGTCCACAGCGTTGACGACAAGGCTCAGTACAAGCTGGCGCAATTGCGCCCCGTCGCCCTGGATTAGGGGCGTCCTGTCTCCGGCTTCGAGATGGAGCCGGACCTTGCGTGGCACGCTGACCTGAAGGAGGTGCGCCATTTCGCCGAGGAGTTTTCCAAGGTCAACCCGCTCCCTGGCAAGCCTGCCACGCCCGGCGTAGGTCAACAGTTGATGGGTCAGTTCGGCGGCGCGCTTCGCCGAGCTTTCGATTTGACGCAAGCACTCGCGCGCCGGGGCGTCCGCTGACAAATCGAGCAAGGCCATTTCCGCGTACCCCAGGATGCCGACAAGCAAGTTGTTGAAATCGTGAGCGACACCGCCCGCAAGCGCCGCAAGACTTTCGAGCCGTTGCGCATGCTGCATCTGCGCCTCGAGGAGGCGCCGCTCCTGCTCTGCCTGCTTGACTGCCGTGACATCATTGCCGATGCAGAGGATTTCCTTGATGTTCCCGTGTTCGTCCCGGATGGCCTTGTTGGTCCAAGCGACCCAAACCCGCTCGCCGTTGCGGCGTATGTTTTCATTCTCATTCGTTGAGTAGCGCTCCGGATTGCGGCCAATATCATCGATCATCGCGGCAAGATCGCGGCCGTTCGAGTCCAGCCCCGGCACTACCGTTCCTACCATGTGCTTGCCAAGGATCTCCGGTTCGGAATAATCGAAGAACTGCTGCGCATACTCGTTGAAGAAGGTGATGCGCCCGTCTGGTCTCCGCCGTAGGATAATGCTGTTGGCGCTTTCCACCAGTTCGCGGTATTTCTCTTCGCTGGCACGCAGGGCTTCTTCGGCGCGGCGCCGTTGGGTAATATCCACATCCATGCAGAAGACTTCCGCCACCTCGGTGCCGTCGAATACCGGAAACATGCTCGAGTAGACCCAGCGCACTTCGCCGGAACGGGTTCGGACGGGCCATTCCTTGGGCGTCGTCGCGGTTCCCGAGCGCCAAATCCCGGCAATTATCGATTCAAAGTCGCGGGCATCTTCCGGGCTCAACAGGAGGTCCCCCAGGCGCTTTCCGACCGTCTCGCGGGCTGCATATCCGTAGAGGTCGCCGCTTGCGCCGTTCCAGTGGCGCACCACCCCGTCGCGGTCGAAACCCTGAATGGCCACAAGCGGCGTATGCTCGATTACCGCCTCAAAGCGGTCCAGCGCAATTCGCAGAGCATGCTCTGCTTGCTTCTGCCTCGTGATGTCGCGACAGACCGCCTGGAACCCGGTCACCAGGTCTTCATTCTTGAGAATCTCCAGGTTCTGCCCCAGCCAGACCTCCTGCCCGTCTTTGGTCAGCACCGGAAATTCGTGATACACGCTGCAACGCCCCGCTCGCTGCTCCGCGCGCACGTACTCCCGCACTTCGTCGCGTGCATCGGGGCGGACAAACTCCGAGTAGTGCCGCCCCAGAATCTCCTCGATCGGGAAACCCAGCGTCCGGATCGCCACTGGGTTCACATATACAAAACACCCTTCGGCATTCGTCTGATAGATAATATCGCCCGCGTGCTCCACCAGCCGCCGGAATCGCTCCTCGCTCCGGCACAGCGCTTCTTCCGTCCGTCTTCGCTCCGTAATGTCTTGGAGGAATACCTGAATCGATTCCTCGCCCGACCTGGGGTCGCGCACCAGACAGGAAGTATGCGCCGCCCATTTCAGGTTCCCGCGCTGGGTCCGGAAGGGGTAGGCAAGGTCGCGAACGCGGCGCTCCTGGCGCATCCGATTGCGGATCGTGCCCACGGGCAGGACATGCGTGACCAATTCGGACACATTCTTGCCTACGGCGTCCGCGGGATTGGGATAACGGTCTTCGAGTTCCAGGATTGCGAGTGCACCACGGTCGATGAAGAGAATCGTGCCGTCGAAGGTGTAGCGGAAAAGACCGACCCCCGCGAATTGGAGCACTTCGCGTTGGATTTCGTCTATTTCCTCAGGGGTAAGGTTGGATTCGCGATTCTCGGCCATAGCGCACTCCTGAATATTCCCTCCGGCAACCCGCGGCGGAATACCCAAACACGGCATTCGTATCAACCCGTTAATCGCAAGCGGGAGGATAACACAAACACATTCTGCCCCGAAATGCCCTGAAATGCTCTGGCTAAGACGCCTGGGTCCGGCACTGACCAGAGCCGTCCCCCAAGATTGCGCTACGGATCGAGCGCTCGAGAATGCGCATGCCGTCACCTCCCAATACCGGCATCCGATACCGGCGTGACACCAGGGGGCCGCGGGGCAGAATGGCGTTGTTCCTCTCGCGGCGTATTACGCGCGGTTGGGACTCCACAGGCCGTCTGCGTCACTCCCAACAAGACGCTTGCCCCTCAGCATGGCCCCTGCGACGTCAAGAAGCACGGACACCTCTTGGGTCCGGTTCGTCATGGCGGCGTAATTTTGCCGAGGATGACCTGTCTGCGGGCGCCGGTGGCGCGCGGCACGTTCGCGGGCGTGCCACAGATGGTCTCGTTGCCGAGGATGGCGAAGGCGACGGCTTCCCGCGCCTCCATCGGGATGCCGTACTGGTCGCTGGTGAAGACCTTAACCCCGCGCAACGCCTTGCGCAACAGCTTCATGAGCGTCTTGTTTTTCGCGCCGCCACCGGCCACGACCATGTATGAAATGTCGTGCTGCGGCTGAATGAACCGCTTGAACGCGTCGCTGATGCTCTGTGCGACGGCGTGCGTCACGGTGGCTACCAGGTCCTCATAAGAGTGCTCCCGCCGCGCGGCGAGCGCGTCCCGCAGGTACACCGCCGCGCCGAACTCCTCTCGGCCCGTGCTTTTGGGCGGCACCTTGTGAAAATAGCGCGGACTGAGCAGGTATTCGAGGAATTCGTCGACCACGATACCCTTGGCTGCCGCCTCTCCGTCCTTGTCGAATTCTTTCGTTCCACGCGTGAGCAAACGAACCGCGCCATCAATCGCCATATTGCCTGGCCCCGTGTCAAAGGCAATGACGTTCTCGAATTCAGGCGTGACCACGGTGAAATTCGCGATGCCGCCAATGTTCAGACACGCCACCGGATTCTCGGATTTCCGGAATAGCACCCAGTCGGCGTAGGTAACCAGCGGCGCGCCCTGCCCTCCCGCGGCCATGTCGCGCGGCCGGAAGTCCGAGACGACCGGCAACCCGGTACGTTCGGCTATGACCGCCGTTTCGCCTATCTGCAAGGTACCGCAGGGTTCCTCGGCGGAGGGCGGGATATGCGCGACGGTGTGTCCGTGCGAGGCAACGAAGTCGACGGTGCAATCGTTGGTCTCCGCGACCTTAAGCAATTCCACTACGGCGTCCGCGAATCGCTCCCCCAGTTCGAAATTGAGCAGACAGATTTCTTTTGAATCCATGTGCTCCGCGAGAAGACGCGTGCGAAACCATGGCGTATAGGGAAAATGCCTGTGCGCGATTAGTTTCATGGCCTGCCCCGGGCCCGTACCCTTGACCCGCACCAGCACAGCCTCCAGCCCGTCGCTCGAGCTTCCCGACATGAGCCCGATCACAAACCGGGCAGGCTTGTTGCGCAGTTCTTCCAGGTTCATGCTCGCAGTCCCTTCCGCTTGCACGAATTACAGCACACACTCTCTCCTTCTCATAGTACCACATTTGCCCGCTTCGATTGTTCGTGCAGCCAAGCAACTGAACGACAATGTCCTGACTGGGATCAGCGCAACGCCGCGCCGCATTCGCGTCGCGCCGGTCAGGTCTGGTATATTCACGGTTCCCGCCGTGCAAGAGACTTTGAGGCAAAAACAAAGGGATGTATCATGGCAGATGTGATCAAGGCGACCAATATTACGTGGCATGACCACACGGTAACGCTGGAAGAACGCGAGGCGCGCTACGGCCACAAGCCGGCCGTGATCTGGTTTACCGGTCTTTCCGCATCGGGGAAATCGACGATTGCCCAGTCCGTTCAATCGGAACTGTTCGACCGTGCGTGTATGACCTTTGTCCTCGACGGCGACAATGTCCGTCATGGGCTTAACAAAGACCTTGGCTTCTCGCCGGAGGACCGGGAAGAGAACATCCGCCGTATTGGCGAAGTGGCCAAGTTGTTTGCGGATGCGGGCCTGATCGCCATGACGGCGTTCATTTCTCCGTACCGGGCCGACCGTGACAAGGCACGGGCCATCGCCGGAGACCGGTTTATCGAAGTATACGTAAAGGCTGACGTGAGCGTGTGCGAGGAGCGCGACCCGAAAGGCCTGTACAAGAAGGCCCGCGCTGGCGTTATCCCCGAGTTCACGGGGATATCGGCGCCATATGAAGAGCCGCTGAATGCGGAACTCGTGCTCGACACGGGCTCGGAGTCGCTGGCGGAATGCACGGCGCGCGTGCTCAACTACCTGATCGAACGGGGTATCCTGAAGGCGGGTTCGTGAACACTACGTACCGGTAGGTAAATACCTTGATACCGGGCGCACTGGGCTGTACGGCTATCGTACAAGGGTGTTTGGACTAAGCCCGCGCCAGCCTCCGGCCCACAGCGCTAAGTGCCCTGTGCAGACAACAAGATATCTGCGTATTATGCTTGAGATATGAAAAGCTGGATTACCTGCCGCGAATAACTTGCAATTCACACCCGGTTTATGCGAGCATTTAAGAGTCTTTATGCGTCCACGCGTTTTCCCCGTTGTCTGCGCGTAAGGGAAGCGATTTTGTCATGTATGAAGAGTTCGCTGCGGTTGTCGTGTTCTTACTACTGGGCGTTGTCGTCGTTGTGGCCACGCTGCTGCTGGGATGGTTTATCCGCATCCAGCGTCCAAACACAACGAAGAACGCCATATATGAATGCGGCGAGCCGACCATCGGCTCGGCCTGGATACGTTACAACAGCCGGTTCTACACCGTTGCGCTGGTTTACTTGCTGTTCGACGTGGAGGTCGTGGTGCTGGTTCCCGCGGCACTGGTGTTGAAAGAAATGGCCGCGGCGGGCGCAGGCTGGGTCCCCCTGGGTGCGCTGCTCCTGTTCATGCTCTTGCTGGTGCTTGGTCTGGCTTACGAGTGGCGCTACGGCAATCTGGATTGGATTGGGGAGCAGGTATACAAGACGGTACGCAAAGAAACGGGGCATCCGGAGCGTGGAGAGCATGTTGCCTGAAGCGCCTCACGATACGCCGCAGACAGCCGAACAGCTGCTGACCACGTATTTGCGTGAGCCGCGTGATTTGACGCGTTACCTGCACTACGTGAAGGTGTGCCGGGAAGAGGGCTTGCCTCTCGCGGTCATTCCGCTGGATGCCGCGGTGAACTGGTCCCGGGCGAGTTCGTTATGGCCGCTGACGTTCGGGCTCGCATGCTGCGCCATTGAAATGATGGCCACCGGCGCGTCGAAATACGATTTGGACCGCTTTGGCGCGGGCGCGTTCCGGCCCACGCCCCGGCAGGCGGACCTGATGATTGTTGCGGGCACGGTAACGCACAAAATGGCTCCGCGCGTGAAGCGGCTGTATGACCAGATGCCCGAGCCGAAATACGTGATGGCAATGGGCGCATGCACGATTGGCGGTGGACCCTACTCGGTATACGGCTATCACGTAGTAAAAGGGATCGACCGCTTCCTGCCGGTGGATGTATACGTGCCGGGTTGCCCACCGCGCCCGGAGGCGCTCATAGACGCGCTCCTGTGGCTGCAAGCCAAGATTAGCCGGGCACACCCGATTCGAGAACGTTATCAAGGATCATGACGGCACCATGACCACAGAAGAGATCCATGCGCAATTAAAAGCGCGATTCGGCGACGCAGTGGCCGAATGGCGCGCCGTCGAGCATGGCGACTCGTATATTCAGGCGGCGCCAGCGGCCTGGCATGATATTGCCGGCTTCCTGCGTGACGAGGACGGTCTCCGGTTCGACTTTCTGAGGTTGATTTCGGGAGTGGACCGCGGCGAACGGTTCTCCTCCGTGTATCACCTGTATTCCTACGAGCATGGCCACGCGGTTACCTTGCGCATCGACGTGGAGCGCGCCGACCCGCGCATCCCAAGTGTCGCGGACCTCTGGCCCGCCGCCGAATGGCACGAGCGGGAAGCGTACGACATGATGGGCATCGTGTACGAGGGCCACGAAAACCTGCGGCGGATTTTGCTGCCGGACGACTGGGAAGGCTTCCCGCTGCGCAAGGACTACGTGCCGCCGAAGAGTTACCACGGCTTAACCAATGAGTAGCCTATGGCAGACAAACGCACCATAGCCGCCTCGCGCGAGAATGCGCTGCGGACCGAGGAACTGCTGATCAACATGGGTCCGCAGCATCCCTCGACCCATGGCGTGCTGCGTCTTGTCGTGCGCACGGACGGCGAGATGGTCCGCGAGACGTGGCCGCAGATCGGGTTCTTGCACCGCTGTTTCGAGAAGGTCGCCGAATCGATCAAGTACCCGCAGATCATCCCCTATACGGAGCGGATGGACTACTTGGCGGCGATGAACAATGCTCTGGCCTATTGCCTGGCTGTCGAGAAACTCGGCCGCATCGAAGTGCCGGAGCGCGCGGTCTACATCCGCGTTGTCATGGCCGAACTGAACCGCATCGCATCGCACTTGATAGCTTTCGGCACTTACGCGCTCGACCTCGGGGCGTTCACGCCGTTCCTTTATGCGTTCCGTGAACGCGAGATGATCTTGTCGATTTTCGAAAAGGTCAGTGGCGGCCGGCTCCTCTACCACTATTCGCGTATTGGCGGCGTCGCGCGCGATATCACCCCGGACCTGGCCGAGGACATCCGCGCGTTCCTCGCGCAGATGCGCAAGGCCTGGCCCGAATACAACACCCTGCTGTCCGAGAATCAGATTTTCGTCAAGCGCACCGCGAACGTGGGCGCGATTTCACGCGAACAAGCCATAGCCTGGGGGCTGACCGGACCGTGCCTGCGCGGCAGCGGCGTCCGGTATGACCTGCGCAAGCAGCATCCCTATTCTCTCTACGAGCGCTTTGCCTTTGACGTGCCCGTCGGCGAAGGCGCCAAGGGCACGGTCGGTGACTGCTGGGATCGGTACTGGGTACGGATGCGCGAGATAATGGAAAGCTGCAACATAGTGGAGCAGGCGCTCGACGGTTTGCCCGAGGGCGAGGTCATGGCGAAGCTGCCGCGCACCATCGACCTGCCGGAAGGCGAGGTTTACGTGCCGTGCGAAAACCCGCGCGGCGAACTGGGCTTCTATATCGTTTCCGGCGGCGGTTCAAAGGCGTTGCGCATCAAAGCGCGCGGGCCGTCGTTCTGCAACTTGAGCATTACCCACGAAATCTGCCGGGAAGTGCTTCTGGCGGACGTCGTAGCCATCGTCGGTTCGATCGACATCGTCTTGGGCGAGGTGGACCGATGACGCAACCGGTGGCGTAGCCAATGGACGAGTTTGTACGGTCATTCGAGAGCGGCGCGATGCGCACCCTGTGGCCAGCGCTCGAGCACATGCCGGCGTGGGTGCCTTTTGCAGTCGTCTACACGCTCGGCGGTCTGTTCTTCGCCGCGTGGATGGGCCTTATGGCGCTCGTCTGGACGTACGGGGAGCGCCGCATCGCCGGATTTATCCAAGTCCGGTTCGGCCCGGACCGCGTTGGCCCCGTCGGTATCCTGCAGCCCTTGACGGACGGCATCAAGCTCCTCGCAAAAGAGGATATCATCCCGCGCGCCGCGCACCGGTTACTGTTCGAGGCCGCGCCGCTGCTCGTGTTTCTTGGCGTCATGATCCCCTATGCCGTACTGCCCTTCAGCGAGCGGTTCGTGTTGTCCAACATGGACGTGGCGTTGTATTACGTGCTGGCGTTTGAGGCTATCGAAGTCATCGGCGTACTGATGGCGGGTTGGGCCTCAGGCAGCAAATGGTCGCTGTACGGCGGCGTGCGCCTTGTGGCCCAGATGTTGTCCTACGAAATCCCCGTGGGGCTGTGTGTGCTTGTCGTGGTGCTGCTTGCGGGGTCGCTGAATCTGGGCGAAATCGTGCAATGGCAAACGCACGACGCGTTCGGCCTGGAGCATCCCTGGATACTTGGCTGGACGGTATTCCGCTCGCCCGCGGCCTTCATCGCGTTCATAGTGTTTTATGTTGCCGGGCTCGCGTCGACGAAACGCGCCCCCTTCGACCTGCCCGAGGCGGAAAGCGAGCTTGTCGCCGGATATCACACCGAGTACTCCGGCATTCGCTTCTCCTTCTTCTTCATGTCGGAGTATGCGGCCATGTACGTCATGTCCGCGCTGACGGCGATACTGTTCCTGGGCGGGTGGCATGGCCCGATCCCGCGCCCGGACGTGCCCGAGGGTCTGACATTCCTGTCGCTGTGGAGCCAGGCAATGAGCGGGGGGATCTCCGGCGTGGACTCCTTCCTTGACAAAGTCTTTCTCTTCGTCGCAAGCGGGTTTGGGGCGCTTTTCAGTGGCCAGGGGCTGCGTATCGCGGCATCGGAGACAATTGGCGTCGTCAACATGGTTGGCAAGGCGTTTCTCCTTTATTTCGTCATGATCTGGGTGCGCTGGACGCTGCCGCGCATCCGTATCGACCAGGTCATGTATCTGTGTCTCAAGGTTTTTCTGCCCGTCAGCCTCCTATGCGTGCTGTGGGCCATGATCCAAGTGGTGGTATTCTCATGAGCGCACAAGTGAAACGCAGGCGCAACCCGCTGGCTCAGTACTTCGCCGATATCTGGGCCGGCATTGTGACCACCTATGCGGGGATGCGCCTGACGCTGGGTTACTTCTTCTCGAAGCCGGTCACGTTGCGTTATCCCGAGCAGCGGCCCGTCATCCCGCCCACCCACCGCGGAATTCACACTTATGACGAGGACAGCTGCACCATCTGCCGGCGCTGCGCCATGGTCTGCCCCGTCGATTGTATCGATATCGAGACAGTCGGGCGCGGCAAAGACCAGCTCATGCTCCACTTCAGAATCGACTACGCGCGCTGCCTGTTCTGCAATCTGTGCGCGGAGGGCTGCCAGTCAAGCGGACTGAAGCTGACGGAAGGATATAACCTTGCTACAGGGTCGCGCGCGCTTTGTGTTCGTGAATTGGCCCGGCCCAAGACGGAGGAAGAGATCCAGGCAGTGAAGGACCGTATCGCGCAAAAGGACGCCGAAAAAGCGGCAAAGGCGGCAAGAGAGGCGCTGGATAAGAAGGCGAAGGAACAGCAGGAGGGCACCACGGCATGACCCCGGACCTTGCAGGGGCCGCGCCCGCGGCGTGGCAGGGAGCGAACATCTCCTTCTGGGGGATCACTGCGCTCGTGCTCGTATCCGCCTGCTTCGCCGCGTTCAGCCGCCGGATCGTCTATGCGGCATTTGCCCTGTTCTTCACGCTGGTCGGCATGGCGGGCTACTACGTCCTGCTCGGCTCCGGCTTCCTTGCCGTCACGCAAATCATCATCTATGTCGGGGGCATTCTGGTGCTGCTCATGTTCGGCATTCTGCTCACGAGCGCGCCCATCGTGCGCGAACCCATCGAGTCCCGATACCTGTACGCCGCCGCGCTAGTCTGCGGCGTGGTGCTCTTCGCGGTGCTGGCCACTGCCGTACTGAACACACCCTGGCAGGTGACGCCGTCCGCGGCGGAGCCACCAAGCGAGGTGCGCGCGCTGGGCAGGCAAATGCTCACTACGTACCTCGTGCCGCTGGAAGTCGCGGGTATTACGCTCTTGTTCTGCCTCGTGGGCGCGGCTTATCTGGTGCGGAGGCGCGAGTAATGCCAAACACCGCCAACCTGTTCAGCGCCCATCCCGGCGGCATTCACCTCTACCTGCTCGTCGCCGTCGCGCTATTCTGTCTGGGTCTCACCGCTTGCA includes:
- the cysC gene encoding adenylyl-sulfate kinase, producing the protein MADVIKATNITWHDHTVTLEEREARYGHKPAVIWFTGLSASGKSTIAQSVQSELFDRACMTFVLDGDNVRHGLNKDLGFSPEDREENIRRIGEVAKLFADAGLIAMTAFISPYRADRDKARAIAGDRFIEVYVKADVSVCEERDPKGLYKKARAGVIPEFTGISAPYEEPLNAELVLDTGSESLAECTARVLNYLIERGILKAGS
- a CDS encoding NADH-quinone oxidoreductase subunit B, whose protein sequence is MLPEAPHDTPQTAEQLLTTYLREPRDLTRYLHYVKVCREEGLPLAVIPLDAAVNWSRASSLWPLTFGLACCAIEMMATGASKYDLDRFGAGAFRPTPRQADLMIVAGTVTHKMAPRVKRLYDQMPEPKYVMAMGACTIGGGPYSVYGYHVVKGIDRFLPVDVYVPGCPPRPEALIDALLWLQAKISRAHPIRERYQGS
- a CDS encoding 4Fe-4S binding protein, which encodes MSAQVKRRRNPLAQYFADIWAGIVTTYAGMRLTLGYFFSKPVTLRYPEQRPVIPPTHRGIHTYDEDSCTICRRCAMVCPVDCIDIETVGRGKDQLMLHFRIDYARCLFCNLCAEGCQSSGLKLTEGYNLATGSRALCVRELARPKTEEEIQAVKDRIAQKDAEKAAKAAREALDKKAKEQQEGTTA
- a CDS encoding NADH-quinone oxidoreductase subunit H, translating into MDEFVRSFESGAMRTLWPALEHMPAWVPFAVVYTLGGLFFAAWMGLMALVWTYGERRIAGFIQVRFGPDRVGPVGILQPLTDGIKLLAKEDIIPRAAHRLLFEAAPLLVFLGVMIPYAVLPFSERFVLSNMDVALYYVLAFEAIEVIGVLMAGWASGSKWSLYGGVRLVAQMLSYEIPVGLCVLVVVLLAGSLNLGEIVQWQTHDAFGLEHPWILGWTVFRSPAAFIAFIVFYVAGLASTKRAPFDLPEAESELVAGYHTEYSGIRFSFFFMSEYAAMYVMSALTAILFLGGWHGPIPRPDVPEGLTFLSLWSQAMSGGISGVDSFLDKVFLFVASGFGALFSGQGLRIAASETIGVVNMVGKAFLLYFVMIWVRWTLPRIRIDQVMYLCLKVFLPVSLLCVLWAMIQVVVFS
- a CDS encoding NADH-quinone oxidoreductase subunit J; its protein translation is MTPDLAGAAPAAWQGANISFWGITALVLVSACFAAFSRRIVYAAFALFFTLVGMAGYYVLLGSGFLAVTQIIIYVGGILVLLMFGILLTSAPIVREPIESRYLYAAALVCGVVLFAVLATAVLNTPWQVTPSAAEPPSEVRALGRQMLTTYLVPLEVAGITLLFCLVGAAYLVRRRE
- a CDS encoding NADH-quinone oxidoreductase subunit A, which translates into the protein MYEEFAAVVVFLLLGVVVVVATLLLGWFIRIQRPNTTKNAIYECGEPTIGSAWIRYNSRFYTVALVYLLFDVEVVVLVPAALVLKEMAAAGAGWVPLGALLLFMLLLVLGLAYEWRYGNLDWIGEQVYKTVRKETGHPERGEHVA
- a CDS encoding NADH-quinone oxidoreductase subunit D, with amino-acid sequence MADKRTIAASRENALRTEELLINMGPQHPSTHGVLRLVVRTDGEMVRETWPQIGFLHRCFEKVAESIKYPQIIPYTERMDYLAAMNNALAYCLAVEKLGRIEVPERAVYIRVVMAELNRIASHLIAFGTYALDLGAFTPFLYAFREREMILSIFEKVSGGRLLYHYSRIGGVARDITPDLAEDIRAFLAQMRKAWPEYNTLLSENQIFVKRTANVGAISREQAIAWGLTGPCLRGSGVRYDLRKQHPYSLYERFAFDVPVGEGAKGTVGDCWDRYWVRMREIMESCNIVEQALDGLPEGEVMAKLPRTIDLPEGEVYVPCENPRGELGFYIVSGGGSKALRIKARGPSFCNLSITHEICREVLLADVVAIVGSIDIVLGEVDR
- a CDS encoding NADH-quinone oxidoreductase subunit C; this translates as MTTEEIHAQLKARFGDAVAEWRAVEHGDSYIQAAPAAWHDIAGFLRDEDGLRFDFLRLISGVDRGERFSSVYHLYSYEHGHAVTLRIDVERADPRIPSVADLWPAAEWHEREAYDMMGIVYEGHENLRRILLPDDWEGFPLRKDYVPPKSYHGLTNE